aaattatttgtTATACattctcataagtgactccatgtTTTCTTGCATGTAAGGCTACTGAAGAAGACTGCTGGGGATAACAGCGAGATACAGGTTGTGGTTTTCTTGGTCTTTATTGTGAAAAAACAGCAAGCATGCTATAGAACTTTCCAGCCGGGAGGCACATAGCGGATGTTATTGGAACAGTACTACTGACTTTTGCTTACAACTCTGGGCACTGGCAGATTCTGCTATAACTCACAGTAAGATCCCTGACAGTCTCTTGCACAGTAGTGTTGTAGGAGCGTCCACAAGGCCTCTTGAACAAATAGTCTCGGTAACATTTTTCATGGACGTCTTGTTCTTAGATAAGTGTGTAGCATGTGAAGTGTTTCCTGGAGCCTTGTTTAGCACTTGGCCTCTCCTGGTCTAGTGACTTCCCATGCTCCTGAGTCTCTCACATCTGATGAGACTCCTCCACTTTACACCCCTGCCTGTCACATTGTCTGCCAGCGTTTTACCCTTCTAAGTTGTTCATTCTGCCTTTTTTTATGGTCTTGCCACAGGATCTCGCTGTGAACCCAGGTATCATTACAATCCAGGTACCATGTCCATTGTCCACATATTAGCTTGGACAGCAgtattaggctaagttcacatctgaAATAAAGCTCTGTTCAGGGAGCTCTGCTGCAGAATCCATTTAAATACTAGACAAAAAAATATTGCAAGTAATTGTTTGTCCACTCAAATCCTACAAAATAaacagacaacagatggaaaCCCCACGGACCCCATTTAAGTGCAACAGACCATCCAGCTCCGTTTTTCTGCAGCAAAGGGACTCCGGCGCAGATGTGAATGATGGCTCAAATCGAACAAAATATTAACTGTTTAGCACagtattacattatataatatgtaGCATATGATGACAGGTATTCAGGTAACGCACACGGATAATAAACAATGACAATAAGGGAACACCAGCATTACTTGTGGGGACCCCCATATTCTATGGCACATAGATCATGAGGTCTCACAATAAGGGAAACCCAACATTACTCATCGGAGCCCTCATATTCTGAGACTATATTCACACGTGGTTATTTTAAGCTTATAAAAACTGGTAAGGTGATGCATTAGGTTTGCAGGTTGAACTTGCTTAAGTTTCGGTTTCCAACATATCTGCTGGAAATGACTGCTGAAAGGAAAGCAAAACTTAAGATAAATGGATAAGCAGCAATAAAAGCCTCACAGGCGGCGATACACCTTGCAGCCGATTCGCTCTGTGCCGTGGTAAGTTCTGCATGCTGATGTTAAGAGTTTGTACAAAGAATGACAATGCTACATAGATAATAATGATAACACACTGTTTATGCTACATATGCAGTAatacacttttcttttttatttttttactgttttctATGAAAATGCATGGAACATATTGATCAGCAATTCTATGAAGTCTATTGGATTTGAAAGGGATGCTCATTTTTTATTGCATACACTTTCATCAGATTACTATGTTTTCTTCACCCTGCTTCATACctgcttatatatattttttgttttgtttaattgcTGCCATGTATAAAAGCCTGTTGGAAAATGCGCTAACAGGTGCCTGCGTATATTTATgtggtccttaaaaggttaaacatGCATTGGTTGTTTGTTGTTTGGATTCATGTAGTtacaaaatgcccctcaaaaaccatcaTTGTGAACAAGCCAAGGTTGGATTCGCGCAGCTATTTTTGATGCAAGTTTGTGAGTCAACCAAAAGAGTTTGTCCACCTGACTCTCCCACTGAGGGTCACAAAATTCAGTGCACATGTTGCAAAAGCAACCACATTGAGATGCAAAAAATATGTGCGCAAGGACGTTATAACAATGCATGTCAAATAGGTGCATAAATATAATCCAAACATGCAATAGTTATTTTTCAATATCCTGTAGATCCATAACTGTGTGAAGAAAATAGCTGACTGTCCCGAACATGTCGTTGCAGGTAagttatgtctttttttttataccatgtaTATTAAAATTCAGACTAAGGGTaaggacacattttttttaccaatatttGAGACTAGGGGGagtaatgtttctccttgaggagaccaCCAAACTGGCGTATGGAGTTTTACAAGCCAGTCTTGCAATGCTCCATTGGAAaataatatgcaaagcagcttatTTCCAAAAATAAAGAACGTGATCTACAATCTTCTCTTACAATCAATGTCCGACTTTTAAAGAGCCTTAAAGGGAAAATGTCAGcagggtcacccacactaacctaaaTATACAAGTAGATTGTGCGGGTGGCCCTGTTTCTAATACTTCTTACAGGGTGAAAATCAGTGCAGGAGATATTCATCTTGTTGCTAGTATGGTATTTTTTCTTAACTGCAATGGAGGCGGGCACTGCTGTTGTATGAGCTATTTTTTTCTCCTGCCTGCTCCTGCGATAATCCTGCTCCCTTTTACAGACAACTCCACCCCCTTCATGGACCTGCTAAGGAAGAGAGATGAATGTTTCTGAAGGGGGCAGAGTTATTGGCAGAAGGGGGCGGGGTTATCAGCAGAAGGCAGTGGGGTATCTGCTAGAACGGGCTACAGAAAGCTTTACACatatagcagcagcccccctctaGTGCAGATAAGAATAAAATAGCATACTTGCTACAAGATTAATATCTCCTGAATGGCTGAACCGTTTTTCACCATGTGAGAAGCATTAGAAACAGAGTCACCCGCAAAGAGAGGGAGTAACCCACAGCAGTTTTGTCCCTGTAGAGCAGAGGGCTGGCCAGCTAGTGAGAGGCTTTCATTGTGGGACTGGGGAGTAGTTTGGACCAAAAGTCAAGATAAGACCACCAAGGTTTTGCAAATCAGCTgcatttttgctgtgattttatcACATGTAGCAGCAAAACTATGATAAAaccacagaataataataataatgaatttgTAAAGTCTTCAGACTCTTCCActtgtttcacatttttttatgttgtggTCTTGTGctaaaatatatagaaaatcAAGTTTTATCCCCATTATTCTGCTCTCGATATCTCATTATGACAAAGAGAAACAAAATATTTGCAAATAGCAATCTTTGCCAatatattgaaaaggaaaaataaaactattgcaatgacataagtatttagaccctttatTCAGTAcctagttgaagcccctttgctagtgattacagcctccagtcttcttttgGATAATGCTATACATCTGGGATtttttgccattcttctctgcagatcctcttaatctctgtcaggttggatggggaccattaGTAGAAGCCATTTTCACACCTCTCAAGAGATCTCCAATTGGGTTCAAGCCAGAGCTTTGACTAGACCActtaaggacattcacagagttgtccttaCGCCACTcttgtgttgtcttggctttgtGCTTGGGGTcaacaggggagatttatcaaaaactgtacagagaaaaagttgaacaattgctcatagcaaccaatcagatcccttgttTTATCTTGAAATGGAcctctggaaaataaaagaagcaagctgattggttgctattggcaactagtcaactttttctctgcacaagttttgatcaatctcccccattgtcttgttggaagggaaACAAAATAGAACTCTGGATTAAGTCTCCCTGTCTGAGCCACTGAAAACTACTCCCcatagcatgatgctgccaccaccatcctTCACTGCACAGATGGTATTCGGCAGGTGataagcagtgcctggtttcctccagacataatgcttaAAAGGACAAAAGGTTTATCTTGATTTCATTAGACCAGAGAATCTTCTCAAAGTCTgtttagtccttaaaggggtactctgtccctagtcATCTTAtaacccatccaaaggataggggataagatgtctgatcgttggggtcccgccactggggactcccgcaatctctcctgcagcacccacttgtcaccaACTTCATGGAGCGAcgatcgctccatgtctgatgactcatgatacaggggccagagtattattacctcatggctccgcccccttgtgacatcccaccccgccccctaaatgcaagtctatgggacggccaccacgccccctcccatagacttgcattgagggagtggggtGTGAGGTCATGGCTCCGGCCCCTCGTAACATCATGCCCTACCAGCCCCTGTATGGTGAGTAATCAGCACGGAGTGATCttcactccatgagggtggtgacAAGttagtgctgcaggagagattgcaggggtccccagcggcgggaccccctcgatcggacatcttatgttctatccttttgataggggataagatgtctagggccagagtacccctttgaggttcttttttgcaaactccagaatGGCTTTCATGGTTCTGTTACTAAGGCTTCCTTctgcccagattggtggagggcTGCAGTGAtgattgaccttctggaagtttctcctatCTGCACGTAGGATCTTTGGTGCTCAGCCAGAGAAACCATTGGGttattggtcacctctcttaccaaggctcttcttccctgatttcttagTTTGATAGGGCGGACAGCTTTAAGAAGAATCGTGGGTATGCTTCGGAGACGAAACACAGGATTAACTGGCGCTGGATGGACCAACAAAGAGGTATGTAGCAACGATAGTTTAATGGACCGGCATGCTGATCTATTAAACTATCCTTGCTACATACCTCTCTGTTTATCCTTTGCATTCGGGCAGGAAGGCTACAAGAAGACCCCTTGTACTTAACACCTTTTTCCCTTGTGGTGTATAAGTTGCAAAACAATTTGGGGTAAGCGCAAATCACACTAAGCAATTCCCAAGGTCTTGTTAGCTTaggctatggagcgctcttctttttatttttagcttTAGGAAGAGTCCTGTTTGTTCAAACCtttatttaagaattatggaggacaTTGCGCTCTTGGGATctctcagtgcagcagaaatgtttttgtacccttctccagatctgtgcctccacacaatcctgtgttTAAGTTTAACAGACCGTTCCGTATTAGTAAAGGGTTTGAAgacttatgtccatgcaaaagttttgtttttcctttctaatacatttgcaaatatttctaaaattctgttttcataTCATTTACATGGGATTTGAGTGCAGATTGATATGAGAAAACCTGACACCTCAGGCTTGTATCCACCTTGAATCATAATATTATCTGTATTGTAGTATCATGTGGATATTGGCCCAAATTTACTTAGGCTACTGTCATCTTTGTTGTGCCAAAATCTGATGTATGTTTTAAAGCATGTATGACGTAGATTGCAACTCTATTACAAGCTTTACATCTTCTTGCACTGTTTCTGAAAAAGTGGCATGGCATAGACAAAGTTCTAAAATTGGATTCATTTACTGATCCCTACAACACATTTctggtgaaaatgaaaccttgaaGAAGGTGGTGTAAGCCCCCAAAAAGCCACAAAAGGTGTGTGAAAAGGAGAAATGTTAAGTCTTAATAAGAAACATGCCCTCTTATTTTCCCTAACAGGGTCCTCACCCAGAATATGGAGACTTAATTGAATTCTTCCGCCCTGTTTATACACATTGGGGTGTATATGTTGGAAATGGATATGTTGTTCATTTATCAGGTAAGAGTACTATTGTTGATATAGTTTTAACACTATTTGGAATGTATTTTAACTATACCTCGATATGAAAGTTAATGTAAAATGgaacatatataatatagattttAACAATGTTTTTAAGAAGTATAATTGGGCTGTAAATGTATGGTGGATGGTGGTATGGGGTTAACCAATTATGAAATAAAAAGCCTCTTTAACTTTTGCAACCTCCCAAGATGCTAAGTTAAACTTTCCAATAATAAAGCATTTATGCACTTTTAATTAACTTTTCGGGACAAGCTTTTTTGTGTTTGTACATGagtgcactatttctggccattatacaaCCTGTCCATGGCACTTTACATCAGTATTTCctgtacacatcctctatataacaccctcAAAAGCAGCAGAAGCATGAAGGATATTACGGAGCAGTACTAAAcagtgtacagtggggatcaaaagtttgggcaccccaggtaaaaaatttgtattaatgtgcataaagaagccaaggaaagatggaaaaatttccaaaaggcatcaaattacagattagacattcttataatatgtcaacacaagttagattttatttccatcatttacactttcaaaataacagaaaacaaaaaaatggcatctgcaacagtttgggcaccctgcagagttaatatcttgtactgccccctttggcaagtatcacagcttgtaaacactttttgtttccagccaagagtctttcaattcttgtttgaggtatctttgcccattcttcctgacaaaagtcttccagttctttgagatttctgggctgtctgtcacgcactgctcttttcatctatccatagattttcaattatgtgaaGGCCATGTCAAAACCTTcaatttacgcctcttgatgtaatcccatttggatttcgaggtgtgtttcggATCATtagccatttgtagaagccatcctctctaacTGCTTTTTcatagatggcatcaagttagcatccaaaattttctgaaattttattgaatccatttttccttctactcgtgagatgttccctgtgccactggctgcaatacaaccccaaagcatgattgatccacccccatgcttaacagttggacagaggttcttttcattaaattctgttccccttcttctccaaacgtacctttgctcattccggccaaaaagttcaattttaatctcatcggtccacagaacttgtttcaaaaatgcatcaggcttgtctatatgttaatttgcaaagttcaaatgcagatttttgtggtgaggatgtagaagaggttttcttctgatgactcttccatgaagaccatatttgtacaagtatctctttatagtggaatagtgtaccaaaactccagtgtctgacagatctttctggagggattgtgcagtcaaacatgggttttgaattgtttttctcacaatcctgcgagctgttctgtctgatatttttcttggtcttccagatctttctttaacttccactgttcctgatgactgccatttcttaattacattccggatattgacatctgaaaacgttttgctatcttcttatagccttctccagctttgtgagcatcaactatttcagtttcagatttctagacaactgcttagaagaacccatggtgctgattgttggggcaaggttagatgagtctgggcatttaaaacctttgagattgacatcaaccTTTGATGATTGAgagcaatccatgacactggcaggtctcagctttgtaaagggggcagtgcatgctataaattctgcagggtgcccaaacttttgcagacgccatttttttgttttctgttattttgaaagtgtaaatgatggaaataaaatctaacttttgttgacatattataagaatgtctaatctgtaatttgatgcctttttgagatttttccatcttttcttggcttctttatgcacattaatacaaatttttacctggggtgcccaaacttttgatcctgaCTGTAAGCTGTAAATCAAGCTCTAGGGTGCGATATAAATCCGTGTGCATATCTCTTCTTCTATCTCTTACTCTCTAGCTGCCTCTTCCTCCACTCTTCATCATTTAAGGTGAAAAAAATCTTGTCTAAAAATGTATCTAATATAATGCCTCATATTGAAACTACAATAATAGAATAATTGTTTTTGTACATTTAGATCTTGATGGGTTATCCAGTTTATACTCAGCATTTGGATGCGTCATTGTCAAGAAAGAGCCTCTGTGGCTTGTTGCTAATGGTGACATCTACAGAGTTAATAACAAAGACGGCAAGAACAGAAAACCCTATCCACCTAAAATAATAGTAAAGAGAGCTCTGGAAGAAGTTGGGGAGCTAAAGGAATACAGCCTGACAAGTTACAATTGTGAACACTTTGCTACAAAACTAAGATATGGCACTGGCTTCTCTGATCAGGTATTGTGTAGACTTAAGGCCCGATATTACATTGCCTGACACTGAACAGTGAAAGGATTAGAAAGAGAGGAAGTTAAAGGCTTCTGCATCTTGACTTGGTATAAGACTGTTTTAAAAGCTACTAATACAGTGACTGTGTGAGCTGGGTGTGCATTTTAACCCTTAGAGGACATGCAACCTACATGAACGTCACTGTGCCCTGGTATCGATCACGTGGTGATCGGAACTGGCTGGCTGCTGTTTTTACCAGCCAGGACCTCAAGTATAATGGCGGACATTGattcgctgatgtccaccatttacCCTTCAATACTGATCACAACAACTGAAGTATCTGCAGGGTTTTGGGGTACTCATTGAACCACCTGAAGCCTGATTGCGGGGATGAGAGGAGTAAAGATGGCAGCGCAGCTCACCTGCTCCTGGCCAGCTTCTGGTATCTGATAAGTTGTGACCAACCAACCAAAAGCCCAATACACAAACCTATAAAATTGTTCAAGTACAGTCTTTGTCTATcagggcacgatgggagttgtagttctgctagaGTTGAAGAGTATTGCAGTAAGGAATGCAACAGCTGAGACTGATTGGTGACTGAAAATAAA
The sequence above is a segment of the Hyla sarda isolate aHylSar1 chromosome 6, aHylSar1.hap1, whole genome shotgun sequence genome. Coding sequences within it:
- the LOC130276936 gene encoding phospholipase A and acyltransferase 2-like, whose translation is MSLQGPHPEYGDLIEFFRPVYTHWGVYVGNGYVVHLSDLDGLSSLYSAFGCVIVKKEPLWLVANGDIYRVNNKDGKNRKPYPPKIIVKRALEEVGELKEYSLTSYNCEHFATKLRYGTGFSDQVRDAAICTAGATAALVLAGVVAGAIYCIEKDKRQRE